The genomic stretch TCCAACCAGTTCCTGATTGTTGATGGCAAACACGAAGCGTTGATTGACCCGGGCGGAGACCTGACCTACACGCCGCTCTCGGTTGCCGCCTCACGCTACATGAACATCCGTGAGCTGGACTATGTGTTCGCCTCCCACCAGGACCCGGACATCATCGGCGCCATTGATCGCTGGATCGTGCACACCCGCGCCAGGATCGTTACCTCGAAACTCTGGGCCCGGTTCCTTCCGCATCTGGTGTCCAGCTACGTTACCAGCCAGCTCAGCGGCAGTGTGTACGATCGTATTGTCAGCGTCCCCGACGCCGGCGCCAACGTCAGGTTCGGCGATTCATTCCTGCAGTGCCTGCCGGCGCACTTCATGCATTCCGTCGGCAACCTGCAGTTCTACGACCCGGTATCAAAAATCCTGTTTTCAGGAGATCTGGGCGCCTCCCTTGGCGGCGAGGATGACCACCTGCCGGTAAAAGATTTCGACAAGCACATCCCGAACATGGTCGGCTTCCATCGCCGTTACATCGCCTCCCGGAAGGTCTGCCAGCTCTGGGCCAGCATGATTCGCGACATGGACGTGGCGATGATTGTGCCCCAGCATGGCAAGCGCTTCGAGGGGCCGGTGATGGTTGAGCGCTTCCTGGACTGGGTGAGCAACATGGAGTGCGGGATCGACCTCATGACCCAGGACAACTACCGGCGCCCGGTCGATTATGTCTGACAGTTACCCGCTGCCAAATAGGCCTGTCCCAAACCGGCAATGTTGAGTAAAATCCGGCCTTTTACAAAGAACCAAGGGGCAGTGCAGATGGGCAGAGCCTACCAGAACCGTAAAGAGTCCATGGCCAAGACGGCTGCGGCGAAAACCAAGGTCTACAGCAAGTACGGGCGCGAGATCTACATGAGCGCCAAGTCCGGCGGAGTGGACCCGCAGGCCAACCTGTCGCTGCGCGGGCTGATCGACCGCGCAAAGAAAGACCAGGTGCCTTCCCACGTTATCGAGAAAGCCATCGACAAGGCCCGGGGCGGCGCCGGCGAGGACTACTCACCGGCCCGTTACGAAGGCTATGGCCCGGGTAACTGCATGGTGATAGTCGACTGCCTGACCGACAACCCGAACCGCACCTTTGGCGACGTGCGCCTGGCCTTTACCAAGACCAAGTGCAAGATCGGCACCCCGGGCACTGTTGCCCACATGTTCGACCACAGCGCCATTTTCGCCTTCAAGAGCGACGATGAGGAAGCGGTGCTGGAAGCGCTGATGGAAGCGGATGTCGATGTCACCGACATTGAGAACGAAGACGGCCTGATTACTGTTTTCACACCGAACACGGAATACGCCAAGGCCCGCCAGGCCCTGGTGGACGCCATTGAAGGCATCGATTTCGAGGTGGACGAAATCCAGTTCCTGCCCAAAACCACCACCCCGGTGGAAGGCGACGACATTCCCATGTTCGAGAAATTCCTCGACATGCTGAACGAACTGGACGACGTGCAGAACGTGTTCCACAACGCCGAACTCCCCGACCAGTAAGCCCGAGGCCGAAGCCATGCAGGAAGACCGCACCATGCAGCAATCCTCTGCCCCGGACTGCAGGGCCCGGGTCGTGGTGCTGAAAACCGGCAGCACCTACCCCGGCCTGCTGGCGCGATTCGGTGATTTCGAGGACTGGTTCCTGCGCGGCCTGTCACCGGAACTGGACATCACGGTCATCAATGTCGAGGCCGGCGAACGGCCGGGTAACCCGGAAGACTGGAACGGCATTGTGGTAACCGGCTCCCCGGCCATGGTGAGCGACCGGGACGAGTGGAGTGAAAATACCGGGGCCTGGCTGGCCCGGGCCGCTGCCGCCGGGGTTCCCGTGCTGGGCGTGTGCTACGGGCACCAGCTGCTGGCCCATGCCCTGGGCGGCGAAGTGGGCTACCACCCGGACGGCCGGGAAACCGGCACCCATGAGGTTGAACTGCTGCCCGAAGCGGGCACTGACCCCCTGTTCCGAGACCTGCCGGCCAGATTTCCGGCCCAGTTGACGCACCGGCAGTCGGTGCTTCGCCTGCCCCCGGATGCCGTCTTGCTGGGGCGCAACCGGTTCGAGCCGCATCAGGCATTCCGAATCGGTTCCTGTACCTGGGGCGTTCAGTTCCACCCCGAGTTCACCGATACCGTCATGAGGGCCTACCTGGAAGTGCAGGCGCCAGACCTGGCCCGTGAAGGGCTGGATGCGCAAGCGCTGATCGCCGGCGTGCAGGCCTCGCCAGACGCCTCCTCACTACTGCCGCGGTTTTCCAGGCTGGTGATTGAGCGGGTCCGGTAACCGCCGGGCCACGATTCTGCGTCAGTCGAGGATATAGGCGGTCTTTTCCAGTGCCTGCTCTTCTTCATCAATAAAGCGGAACTCATTCCAGCCAATGCGCACCATGTCGTTGCTGTTCAGCCGCTGCCGGGCCTCTACCCGTAATTCGTTGACAAAGGTGCCATTGGTGCTGTTGCTGTCCGTGATGTAGTAGTCCACGGTGCCTTCCAAGTAGGCATTGGGCACCGCCTCGATCAGGGCGTGCTGGCCACTGACCGAGATTTCATCAATCCGGATGTCGTTATCCGGGCGGCGGCCCAGGCGGGTGTCGGGCTGCCCCAGCTCAAAGGTGTTGACCACCACGTTATCCACCAGTTGCGAAAGCGAAGCCATGTCAGTTTCCTCAATACTCCAGCGTCAGTAATACCACAGACAGATTATCGCCAGCCCCGTTTGCCAGGCCGGCGTCAATCAGCGCCTGAACCGTTCGTTCCATGCCATCCTGCTCCGTGCTTATCTCAAGCCACTGCGCTTCCGGGACCGAGTTGGTCAGTCCGTCGGAGCACAGCAACAACACATCCCCCTCTTCAAGAGGCTCAACCCGGTAACTGGGCTCTGCCAGGTCAATCGCCCCCACGGCCCGGGTGAGCACATTGCGGAAGGGCACATTGGGAACGTCCGCCAGGGTAATGCTGCCATCCTCCAGCATGTTCTGGACCACGGTATCGTCCCGGGTCAGGCAGGTCGCCTGGCCGCCCCGCAGGCAGTAACACCGGGAGTCGCCCATGTGGGCAATGTGCGCCCTGTCGCCGATGACCCAGGCCAGCACCAGGGTTGTGCCCATCTTGTCGAGCCTTGCGTCCTCTGCTCGCCGGCCCAGTATGCGTTTGTTGGCCAGGACAAAAGCCCGCTCCAGGCTTTCCCGGACAGCGCTTTCCGTCAGCCCGGCGGAATCGCCGGCCAGCTCCGGCTCCAGTAATTCAACGACCGCTTCAACCGCGAGGCGGCTGGCAATCTCACCACCCTGATAGCCCCCCATGCCATCGGCAACCACCAGCAGCGCCTGGTTACCGGCCTCATTAACCCGCCAGCCCACCACATCCTGGTTGGTTTCCCGGACCGTGCCCCGGTGAGTCTGGCCTGCGATGCGATAGTTCATCAGGATACCTCCTGGCCCGCTTCGCGAACCGCCAGCCGACGCACCGCCTCGGCCATGGTCGCCGCACTGGCAAAGCGCTTATCCGGCTCGCGCTGGATCGCCTTGTTGATCAGCCGGACCACGCCATTGGGCAGGTCGGCATTGAACTCCCGGACGCTGCGCGGGCGTTTGTTGAGGATCTGGTAGGTCAGGTTGGCAAGGGTATCGCCCTGATACGGCGTTTCGCCGCTCACCAGCTTGTACAGGGTGACGCCCAGGCTGTAGATATCGGAGGCGCCGGTAACCTTCTGCCCCTTGAGCTGCTCCGGCGACATATAGAGCGGGCTGCCCATCACCGCGCCGGTGCGGGTGCGGGAGTCATCGGAGATTTTGGCAATGCCGAAATCGGTAATCTTTATGTCGCCGGTATCCGGGTTGAAGATAATGTTGCCCGGCTTGATATCGCGATGAACGATTTTCTGGCTGTGGGCATACGCCAGTGCATCGGCAACTCGGGCAATAATATCCAGCACCCGTGGTAGCGGCAGCAGCCGCCCCGGTTTGCCGAATTCGCTGAGCGGCCGGCCCCGGGCGTAATCCATGGCGATGTAGGCGAGATCCGCCTCCTCGCCAACGTCATACACCGTCACGATGGCTGGATGGTTCAGGCGCCCGGCCGCTTCCGCCTCCCGGAAGAACCGCTCCTTGAGATCCTGCAACTGGCCGTCGTCGAACGCCTGGTAGCTCAGGGTCTTGATGGCCACGGTGCGGGCTATTTTCGGGTCCTTGCCCAGGTACACCACGCCCATGGCGCCCCGGCCGATTTCCCGCTCGATTTCATAACGCCCCAGGGTCGGCCGGCTTACCGAGGGTTCCGGCATCAGCAGGGTACGGGTGGTGTCGAAACTGCCGGCCTGCATCAGGGCGCTATCCGGCGTCAGTTTCTCCAGGGCCGCCAGGCGGGCGGCACTATCCCGGAAATTCTTCCGGCGCTGCAGGATGCTTTGGTAGGTGCCCACCGCCTTGTCATACTGGCGTTTGCGCTCCTGCTGTATGGCGATGTCGTAGCGCAGTTCAAGCTCGCCCTCACAGCGCGGGCAACCACCCAGGGCCTCCAGGGCATCGTCGGTGTGCCCCTGCTGCAGGAACACCCTGGCCAGTCGGAGGCGGGCTTCCCGCACATTGTCTGTCAGGGAGCGGATGCGG from Marinobacter subterrani encodes the following:
- a CDS encoding oxygen-binding di-iron domain-containing protein, which gives rise to MAAEPIVLFDSLVTGEGVQSNQFLIVDGKHEALIDPGGDLTYTPLSVAASRYMNIRELDYVFASHQDPDIIGAIDRWIVHTRARIVTSKLWARFLPHLVSSYVTSQLSGSVYDRIVSVPDAGANVRFGDSFLQCLPAHFMHSVGNLQFYDPVSKILFSGDLGASLGGEDDHLPVKDFDKHIPNMVGFHRRYIASRKVCQLWASMIRDMDVAMIVPQHGKRFEGPVMVERFLDWVSNMECGIDLMTQDNYRRPVDYV
- a CDS encoding YebC/PmpR family DNA-binding transcriptional regulator, encoding MGRAYQNRKESMAKTAAAKTKVYSKYGREIYMSAKSGGVDPQANLSLRGLIDRAKKDQVPSHVIEKAIDKARGGAGEDYSPARYEGYGPGNCMVIVDCLTDNPNRTFGDVRLAFTKTKCKIGTPGTVAHMFDHSAIFAFKSDDEEAVLEALMEADVDVTDIENEDGLITVFTPNTEYAKARQALVDAIEGIDFEVDEIQFLPKTTTPVEGDDIPMFEKFLDMLNELDDVQNVFHNAELPDQ
- a CDS encoding glutamine amidotransferase gives rise to the protein MQQSSAPDCRARVVVLKTGSTYPGLLARFGDFEDWFLRGLSPELDITVINVEAGERPGNPEDWNGIVVTGSPAMVSDRDEWSENTGAWLARAAAAGVPVLGVCYGHQLLAHALGGEVGYHPDGRETGTHEVELLPEAGTDPLFRDLPARFPAQLTHRQSVLRLPPDAVLLGRNRFEPHQAFRIGSCTWGVQFHPEFTDTVMRAYLEVQAPDLAREGLDAQALIAGVQASPDASSLLPRFSRLVIERVR
- a CDS encoding FHA domain-containing protein gives rise to the protein MASLSQLVDNVVVNTFELGQPDTRLGRRPDNDIRIDEISVSGQHALIEAVPNAYLEGTVDYYITDSNSTNGTFVNELRVEARQRLNSNDMVRIGWNEFRFIDEEEQALEKTAYILD
- a CDS encoding PP2C family protein-serine/threonine phosphatase; translated protein: MNYRIAGQTHRGTVRETNQDVVGWRVNEAGNQALLVVADGMGGYQGGEIASRLAVEAVVELLEPELAGDSAGLTESAVRESLERAFVLANKRILGRRAEDARLDKMGTTLVLAWVIGDRAHIAHMGDSRCYCLRGGQATCLTRDDTVVQNMLEDGSITLADVPNVPFRNVLTRAVGAIDLAEPSYRVEPLEEGDVLLLCSDGLTNSVPEAQWLEISTEQDGMERTVQALIDAGLANGAGDNLSVVLLTLEY
- a CDS encoding serine/threonine-protein kinase: MNAIISSIPRLFSLRAVILLAAVVFALAGDQLVLVGWADRVLFSILGVPEGASPASILSPEALRGALAGRGLAEPLWADIAVTAGLAITALYLTLAVPLMGAAASLPVTLLLGGSLVVLQAALMFYHNAWVSLGEVLTLLVAGFVLMLFWLQPHTRIRSLTDNVREARLRLARVFLQQGHTDDALEALGGCPRCEGELELRYDIAIQQERKRQYDKAVGTYQSILQRRKNFRDSAARLAALEKLTPDSALMQAGSFDTTRTLLMPEPSVSRPTLGRYEIEREIGRGAMGVVYLGKDPKIARTVAIKTLSYQAFDDGQLQDLKERFFREAEAAGRLNHPAIVTVYDVGEEADLAYIAMDYARGRPLSEFGKPGRLLPLPRVLDIIARVADALAYAHSQKIVHRDIKPGNIIFNPDTGDIKITDFGIAKISDDSRTRTGAVMGSPLYMSPEQLKGQKVTGASDIYSLGVTLYKLVSGETPYQGDTLANLTYQILNKRPRSVREFNADLPNGVVRLINKAIQREPDKRFASAATMAEAVRRLAVREAGQEVS